The genomic window GAGCTAGTATCACGTGACATTACTATGTCAAAACCAGTGACACCTTTATCTGATGCTCCAGAAGGCGAATATAGCCAGTGCCAATATAAATCTACGTTTAGCCAAGGTGAATTTATAGAAACAGTCACTTTACTTAAAGAGAATGGTGATTGGAAAGTGGTGGGTTACTTTGTGAAGTAGAAGTAGAAGTAGAAATGGTAAGCGTAAGGTGGTGCTAAACATTAGTCACCACCAAAGCACACTACTTATCTCCGCAAACTTCACATTGCGCCTGCTTAGGCAAAGTAAACTCTTGCCATTTCATGCTTAGCGCATCAAACATCATTAATTTACCCAGTTTATGCTCACCCAAATTCGACAGTATGCGCACGGCTTCTAATGCCTGCATGCTACCGATCACGCCGACCACAGGCGCTAATATTCCAGCTTCAACACAGCTTAGCTCATTAGCACCAAATAGGGTGCTTAGGCACTGATAGCATGGCTCGTCATCTTGGTAGGTAAAGCTAATGACTTGCCCCTCAAGGCGGATTGCCGCGCCTGAAACGAGTGGAGTTTTATATTGGTGACAAAGGCGGTTGAGCTGATTGCGGGTGGTGAGGTTATCGCTGGCATCAATGACTAATGAGTGGCTGCGTACTGCCTCAGCAAGCTGTTGCTCGTCTAAACGATGAGCAATGGAGGTGAGCTGACAATGAGAGTTTAATTGAGCCAAACTTGCTTTTGCGGAGTCCACTTTAAAAGCATTAATATCCGATTCAGTGTGTAAAATCTGACGCTGTAGATTCGACAGTTCCACCACATCATCATCCACAATAGTCAGCGCGCCAACGCCCGCTGACACCAAATACGGCGTTGCCGCACAGCCAAGGCCACCTGCGCCAATCACCAGTATTGAGGCTTGTTTTAGCGCCTCTTGGCCTTCAAAATCGAACGAACGTAGGATGATCTGCCGATTGTAGCGAAGCATCTCTTTGTCACTCAAAATCTCCATCACACAACCTCTAGTACAATGTTGAGTTAAACAACTGGATATTGACCGTTTCGCCCACTTCAACGCGGC from Vibrio neonatus includes these protein-coding regions:
- a CDS encoding DUF4019 domain-containing protein, whose amino-acid sequence is MLNEQTATRLDVQQNESLQWLKIVDLQHYQQSWEKASDYFQSQISKSDWVDAVSAVRSSIGELVSRDITMSKPVTPLSDAPEGEYSQCQYKSTFSQGEFIETVTLLKENGDWKVVGYFVK
- the moeB gene encoding molybdopterin-synthase adenylyltransferase MoeB; translation: MEILSDKEMLRYNRQIILRSFDFEGQEALKQASILVIGAGGLGCAATPYLVSAGVGALTIVDDDVVELSNLQRQILHTESDINAFKVDSAKASLAQLNSHCQLTSIAHRLDEQQLAEAVRSHSLVIDASDNLTTRNQLNRLCHQYKTPLVSGAAIRLEGQVISFTYQDDEPCYQCLSTLFGANELSCVEAGILAPVVGVIGSMQALEAVRILSNLGEHKLGKLMMFDALSMKWQEFTLPKQAQCEVCGDK